The following are encoded in a window of Sminthopsis crassicaudata isolate SCR6 chromosome 3, ASM4859323v1, whole genome shotgun sequence genomic DNA:
- the TMEM86B gene encoding lysoplasmalogenase TMEM86B: MVARGKESGRTPDTLLLALRLVPFFASCALYFLLWLPSEEPGWTSALVKCLPILCLAFFARTSASQGPGRRFIPMGLLCSALGDVFLIWPNLFLFGMAAFAVAHLCYLGALGWLPLRPVLLSSVAAAFGFYVGLLQPQLPPGLGLPVFLYAAILGLVLWRALARGGPTAIGGLLFSVSDAVLAWDTFVRPLLPGRLIIMVTYYSAQALLALSTVEARASKAD; encoded by the exons ATGGTGGCTCGTGGAAAGGAATCAGGGAGGACTCCAGAT ACTCTGCTCCTGGCCTTGAGGCTGGTGCCCTTCTTCGCCTCCTGCGCCCTCTACTTCCTCCTCTGGCTGCCCTCGGAAGAACCCGGCTGGACCAGCGCTCTGGTCAAATGCCTCCCCATCCTCTGCCTGGCCTTCTTCGCCCGCACCAGCGCCTCCCAGGGGCCCGGCCGCCGATTTATCCCGATGGGCCTCCTCTGCTCGGCGCTGGGGGACGTCTTCCTCATTTGGCCCAACCTGTTCCTCTTTG GTATGGCGGCCTTTGCCGTGGCCCACCTGTGCTACCTGGGGGCCCTGGGCTGGCTGCCGCTGCGCCCGGTCCTCCTGAGCTCCGTGGCGGCTGCCTTCGGCTTCTACGTGGGGCTCCTGCAGCCTCAGCTGCCGCCCGGCCTGGGGCTCCCAGTGTTCCTTTACGCAGCCATTCTGGGCCTGGTGCTGTGGCGGGCTCTGGCCCGAGGGGGCCCCACGGCCATTGGCGGCCTGCTCTTCAGCGTCTCGGACGCCGTCCTGGCCTGGGACACCTTTGTCCGGCCCCTGCTTCCAGGACGTCTGATCATCATGGTCACCTACTACTCTGCCCAGGCCCTGCTGGCTCTGTCGACAGTGGAGGCCAGGGCCTCCAAGGCCGACTGA